In a genomic window of Ranitomeya imitator isolate aRanImi1 chromosome 5, aRanImi1.pri, whole genome shotgun sequence:
- the HES1 gene encoding transcription factor HES-1 — protein sequence MPADMMEKNASPPVAATPASMSSTPDKPRTASEHRKSSKPIMEKRRRARINESLSQLKTLILDALKKDSSRHSKLEKADILEMTVKHLRNLQRVQMTAALSTDPTVLGKYRAGFSECMNEVTRFLSTCEGVNTEVRTRLLGHLANCMNQINAMNYPAQPQMPTAAAPHPAFGQPLVQLPASAPQGSPAPMGGVPCKMGGPQVEAAKVYGGFQLVPASDGQFAFLITNPAFPHNGSVIPVYTNSGVASGLPAAVSPSVMPSVTADSVWRPW from the exons ATGCCAGCAGACATGATGGAGAAGAACGCCTCTCCCCCTGTGGCGGCCACCCCGGCCAGCATGAGCAGCACCCCGGATAAGCCCAGGACTGCCTCCGAGCACAGGAAG TCATCCAAACCGATCATGGAGAAGAGACGGCGGGCGAGAATAAACGAGAGCCTGAGCCAGCTGAAGACCCTCATCCTGGACGCCCTGAAGAAGGAT AGCTCCCGGCACTCCAAGCTGGAGAAGGCTGACATCCTGGAGATGACGGTGAAGCACCTCCGGAACCTGCAGAGAGTCCAGATGACGG CTGCTCTCAGCACAGACCCCACAGTCCTGGGAAAATACAGAGCGGGATTCAGCGAGTGCATGAATGAAGTCACCCGATTCTTGTCCACGTGTGAAGGGGTTAACACCGAAGTGCGGACCCGTCTCCTGGGACATCTGGCTAACTGCATGAATCAGATCAATGCCATGAACTACCCAGCGCAGCCCCAGATGCCAACAGCTGCCGCCCCACACCCGGCTTTTGGACAACCGTTAGTTCAGCTTCCTGCCAGTGCGCCACAAGGCAGCCCAGCTCCCATGGGTGGGGTGCCCTGCAAGATGGGGGGCCCACAAGTAGAAGCTGCCAAGGTCTATGGAGGCTTTCAGCTGGTGCCAGCATCTGATGGACAGTTTGCCTTCTTGATCACTAACCCGGCCTTCCCACACAATGGATCTGTCATCCCAGTCTACACAAACTCCGGTGTGGCCAGTGGACTACCTGCCGCAGTGTCCCCCTCCGTCATGCCCTCGGTCACTGCCGACTCCGTATGGAGACCCTGGTGA